The Polyodon spathula isolate WHYD16114869_AA chromosome 13, ASM1765450v1, whole genome shotgun sequence genome includes a region encoding these proteins:
- the LOC121325871 gene encoding uncharacterized protein LOC121325871: MAARGRRLSDTSLMEGWPDPCSVSGCVCSFFPLSKSSSAMLQGPASSERLLGTRATLQKSQSCTVCHQQGVLESSRELTAAALLHQQRQLESKQQQQQHSTPRYKQGSGSVTVKHQHPSGVNSTPPTVREEVSQASLSDPRELGGDLLRLPPKLTVQRRCSDSLGTARERHQQWGPASRSQTSHTCLGLGPCLRKGSGCSTVLCMDSGLLQRQDSADPTCRGGPDSTPLSQTPIICVDSRDSEGLGQADRGVHTHSHTRCRDSILGNRFQDPLPACCHPLPLPSPAQLLPHVLSLDRGCCPPHLSPSSLPFPRLISAISEMGLDAQRLQQCCLDLGASNQETPLPYPPPPIFWGTPSIPCPFPTPSSSYHYFCPLQEGGCHYKAMGQSTRDVGTMTSPKDLPSPWQREIGVQTVESDSTYPSHASHRDHVYPQVSLNQHQGSVKGRSLATEGQREGGGGTVKDGGRKREEKGSRAKGIEKEGGRGGDRPKMQGSRQDQGSGQDSGQSSPVKEVAWDAEGMTWEVYGASLEPEILGLAIQKHLELQIQEAAGRTSRLSQQNTQASQCSQHSQQRRKWGSSQGGRGVMASLRNPGCCIYSNTAAD, from the coding sequence ATGGCGGCACGGGGGCGTCGCCTCTCAGATACCTCCCTGATGGAGGGCTGGCCCGACCCCTGCTCTGTCTCCGGCTGTGTCTGCAGCTTTTTCCCTTTGTCCAAGAGCTCCTCGGCCATGTTGCAGGGCCCTGCGAGCTCAGAGCGGCTCCTGGGAACCAGGGCCACCCTGCAAAAGAGCCAGAGCTGCACGGTGTGCCACCAGCAAGGAGTGCTAGAGAGCAGCAGAGAGTTAACAGCAGCAGCACTGCTTCACCAGCAGAGGCAGCTGGAGagcaaacagcaacaacaacaacactctACACCTCGTTATAAGCAGGGGAGCGGTTCAGTAACTGTGAAGCACCAGCATCCCAGTGGTGTGAACTCGACTCCCCCTACAGTGCGGGAGGAGGTATCACAGGCCAGCCTCAGTGATCCCAGGGAGCTGGGGGGTGATCTCCTGAGACTGCCCCCCAAACTCACAGTGCAGAGGAGATGCTCTGACAGCCTGGGCACAGCAAGGGAGAGGCACCAGCAGTGGGGGCCGGCAAGCCGCAGCCAGACCAGTCACACCTGCCTGGGCCTGGGGCCCTGTCTTCGGAAAGGCTCAGGCTGCTCCACCGTGCTGTGCATGGACTCCGGCCTGCTTCAGCGACAGGACAGTGCTGACCCCACCTGTAGGGGGGGCCCTGACAGTACCCCCCTCTCACAGACCCCGATAATCTGTGTGGACAGCAGGGACAGCGAGGGCCTGGGACAAGCGGACAGGGGTGTTCACACTCACAGCCACACCCGCTGCAGGGACTCGATCCTGGGTAACAGGTTCCAGGACCCCTTACCTGCCTGCTGCCACCCCTTGCCtctgcccagcccagcccagctgcTCCCACATGTGCTCAGCTTGGACAGGGGGTGCTGCCCCCCTCACTTATCCCCCAGCTCCCTGCCCTTCCCACGACTCATCTCAGCTATCAGCGAGATGGGGCTTGACGCCCAAAGGCTGCAGCAGTGCTGCCTGGACCTTGGAGCCTCTAATCAGGAGACTCCTctcccctacccccccccccccatcttctGGGGTACCCCCTCCATCCCCTGCCCCTTCCCTACCCCCTCCTCCTCCTACCACTACTTCTGCCCCCTTCAAGAGGGAGGGTGCCACTATAAGGCTATGGGCCAGAGCACCAGGGACGTAGGGACCATGACCTCACCAAAGGACCTGCCGTCTCCGTGGCAAAGGGAAATCGGGGTGCAGACTGTGGAATCAGACTCTACTTACCCCTCTCATGCCTCTCACAGGGATCATGTGTACCCCCAGGTCAGCCTCAACCAGCATCAGGGCTCAGTGAAAGGAAGATCCCTGGCGActgagggacagagagagggaggggggggaacAGTAAAGGATGGTggaagaaagagagaggagaaagggagTAGAGCAAAGGGCatagagaaggagggagggaggggaggggacagACCAAAGATGCAGGGAAGCAGGCAGGATCAGGGCTCAGGGCAGGACTCGGGGCAGAGCTCCCCAGTGAAGGAGGTGGCTTGGGATGCCGAGGGGATGACCTGGGAGGTGTATGGGGCCTCCCTGGAGCCCGAGATCCTGGGACTCGCCATCCAGAAGCACCTGGAGCTGCAAATCCAGGAGGCAGCCGGGCGAACCAGCAGACTGTCCCAGCAAAACACACAGGCCTCCCAGTGCTCCCAGCACTCCCAGCAAAGGCGGAAGTGGGGGAGCAGCCAGGGGGGCAGGGGGGTGATGGCCTCGCTTCGGAATCCAGGCTGCTGCATTTACTCCAACACAGCTGcagactga
- the syt15 gene encoding synaptotagmin-15, translating to MAVSAGAVVGGVLGGILFLFLIGIAAYFLWKRKCPWGVYEDLDAPSPTPKPSCQSQHPGPTSSAQPNKHSEIPFVVPARFSFSPPPGLDSGILIHGKSEPGLLRDQGASFRSMASAFPLGALDLDLYCPPLEECEQDKDFPAGNVGRLWFALEYRRSLEQLQVSLLRAANLPPPCESSPALVKLHLLPDERRHLQARAKRKGCSPHFNHSFFFQVSSRTLSQRVLRFSVFSVDRHKKHQLVGQVTVSLSEPALRECGGRVLLWRDLEGAATQTPSVLGDLQVSLNYNLPLQRLTVVVLRARGLQATGCLVQVSLQNHTQLVKSKRTGVTRGEPDPIFNETFSFKLPATELDSASITLELQPTGDQSRTLGSVVLGPYMFARGKALDHWNEMVSKPKEMVKQWHALTNPTEVQRSCSPTEPGTTELSITLQRGHRD from the exons ATGGCAG tgtcgGCGGGCGCAGTGGTCGGCGGTGTGTTGGGGGGCATTCTCTTCTTATTCCTGATTGGAATTGCAGCTTACTTCCTGTGGAAGAGGAAGTGCCCCTGGGGTGTGTATGAAGACCTTGATGCCCCTAGCCCCACCCCCAAACCCAGCTGCCAATCACAGCACCCTGGCCCAACTTCTTCCGCTCAGCCAAACAAACACAG tgaGATCCCATTTGTGGTGCCGGCCCGGTTTTCATTCAGCCCACCACCTGGTTTGGACAGCGGGATTCTGATCCACGGGAAGAGTGAGCCAGGCTTGCTGAGGGACCAGGGAGCATCCTTCAGGAGCATGG caTCTGCCTTCCCACTTGGTGCTCTAGACCTGGATCTCTACTGCCCCCCACTGGAGGAGTGTGAGCAGGACAAGGATTTTCCAGCGGGGAATGTGGGAAGGCTGTGGTTTGCTCTGGAGTACCGACGTTCCTTGGAGCAGCTGCAGGTGTCCCTGCTGAGAGCCGCAAACCTGCCCCCTCCGTGCGAGAGCAGCCCTGCCCTCGTTAAACTGCACCTGCTCCCAGACGAGAGGCGCCACCTGCAGGCCAGGGCAAAGCGCAAGGGCTGCAGCCCCCATTTCAACCACAGCTTCTTCTTCCAG GTGTCCAGCAGGACTCTGTCCCAGCGCGTGCTGCGGTTCTCTGTCTTCAGTGTGGACAGACACAAGAAGCACCAGCTGGTTGGTCAGGTGACCGTCTCGCTGAGTGAGCCGGCTCTGAGGGAGTGTGGGGGCAGGGTGCTGCTGTGGAGAGACCTGGAGGGAGCAGCCACTCAG acCCCTTCGGTGCTGGGAGACCTCCAAGTGTCTCTGAACTACAACCTGCCTCTACAGCGCCTCACGGTGGTGGTGCTGAGAGCGAGAGGACTGCAGGCAACAG GCTGTCTGGTGCAGGTGTCCCTGCAGAATCACACCCAGCTGGTGAAGAGCAAGCGGACAGGGGTGACGAGGGGGGAGCCTGACCCCATCTTCAACGAGACCTTCAGCTTCAAACTGCCGGCCACAGAGCTGGACAGTGCCAGCATCACACTGGAGCTGCAGCCCACTGGAGATCAATCAC GGACCCTGGGCAGTGTGGTGCTCGGCCCCTACATGTTTGCGCGAGGGAAGGCGCTTGACCACTGGAATGAGATGGTCAGCAAGCCCAAGGAGATGGTCAAGCAGTGGCATGCCCTGACCAACCCTACAGAGGTACAGCGCTCCTGTAGCCCTACAGAACCTGGGACCACAGAGCTCTCAATAACACTGCAGAGGGGCCACAGAGACTGA